One genomic region from Sciurus carolinensis chromosome 2, mSciCar1.2, whole genome shotgun sequence encodes:
- the Abhd4 gene encoding (Lyso)-N-acylphosphatidylethanolamine lipase isoform X1, whose protein sequence is MGWLSSTRQGLFTMADDLEQQPQGWLSSWLPTWRPTSMSQLKNVEAKILQCLQNKFLARYVSLPNQNKIWTVTVSPEQKDRTPLVMVHGFGGGVGLWILNMDSLSARRTLHTFDLLGFGRSSRPTFPRDPEGAEDEFVTSIETWRETMGIPSMILLGHSLGGFLATSYSIKYPERVKHLILVDPWGFPLRPTDPSEIRAPPTWVKAVASVLGRSNPLAVLRVAGPWGPGLVQRFRPDFKRKFADFFEDDTISEYIYHCNAQNPSGETAFKAMMESFGWARRPMLERIHLIRKDVPITMIYGANTWIDTSTGKKVKMQRPDSYVRDMEIEGASHHVYADQPHIFNAVVEEICDSVD, encoded by the exons atgggctggctcAGCTCGACCCGGCAGGGCTTGTTTACTATGGCTGATGATCTGGAGCAGCA GCCTCAAGGCTGGCTGAGTAGCTGGCTGCCCACTTGGCGTCCCACTTCCATGTCTCAGCTGAAGAATGTGGAAGCCAAGATCCTCCAGT GTCTCCAGAACAAGTTCCTGGCCCGATATGTGTCTCTCCCAAACCAGAACAAGATCTGGACGGTGACTGTGAGCCCTGAGCAAAAGGACCGCACTCCGCTGGTGATGGTGCATGGCTTTGGGGGCGGCGTGGGCCTCTGGATCCTCAACATGGATTCACTGAGTGCCCGCCGCACACTGCACACCTTTGATCTGCTTGGCTTTGGGCGAAGCTCAAGACCAACATTCCCGAGAGACCCGGAGGGGGCCGAGGATGAGTTTGTGACCTCAATAGAGACATGGCGGGAGACCATGGGGATCCCCAGCATGATCCTCCTAGGGCACAGTTTAGGAGGATTCCTGGCCACTTCTTACTCTATCAAGTATCCTGAAAG AGTTAAACACCTCATCCTGGTGGACCCTTGGGGCTTTCCCCTCCGTCCAACTGACCCCAGTGAGATCCGGGCACCTCCCACCTGGGTCAAGGCGGTGGCGTCTGTCCTGGGGCGTTCTAATCCACTGGCTGTTCTCCGAGTAGCTGGGCCCTGGG GGCCTGGCCTGGTGCAGCGATTTCGGCCAGACTTCAAGCGTAAGTTTGCAGACTTCTTTGAAGATGATACTATATCAGAGTATATCTACCACTGCAATGCACAGAATCCCAG TGGTGAAACAGCATTCAAAGCCATGATGGAGTCCTTTGGCTGGGCCCGGCGCCCCATGCTGGAGAGAATTCACTTAATTCGAAAAGATGTACCCATCACCATGATCTATGGGGCCAACACCTGGATAGATACTAGCACAGGGAAAAAAGTGAAGATGCAGCGGCCAGATTCCTATGTCCGAGACATG GAGATTGAGGGTGCATCGCACCATGTCTATGCTGACCAGCCACACATCTTTAATGCTGTAGTGGAAGAGATCTGTGACTCAGTGGATTGA
- the Abhd4 gene encoding (Lyso)-N-acylphosphatidylethanolamine lipase isoform X2 translates to MSQLKNVEAKILQCLQNKFLARYVSLPNQNKIWTVTVSPEQKDRTPLVMVHGFGGGVGLWILNMDSLSARRTLHTFDLLGFGRSSRPTFPRDPEGAEDEFVTSIETWRETMGIPSMILLGHSLGGFLATSYSIKYPERVKHLILVDPWGFPLRPTDPSEIRAPPTWVKAVASVLGRSNPLAVLRVAGPWGPGLVQRFRPDFKRKFADFFEDDTISEYIYHCNAQNPSGETAFKAMMESFGWARRPMLERIHLIRKDVPITMIYGANTWIDTSTGKKVKMQRPDSYVRDMEIEGASHHVYADQPHIFNAVVEEICDSVD, encoded by the exons ATGTCTCAGCTGAAGAATGTGGAAGCCAAGATCCTCCAGT GTCTCCAGAACAAGTTCCTGGCCCGATATGTGTCTCTCCCAAACCAGAACAAGATCTGGACGGTGACTGTGAGCCCTGAGCAAAAGGACCGCACTCCGCTGGTGATGGTGCATGGCTTTGGGGGCGGCGTGGGCCTCTGGATCCTCAACATGGATTCACTGAGTGCCCGCCGCACACTGCACACCTTTGATCTGCTTGGCTTTGGGCGAAGCTCAAGACCAACATTCCCGAGAGACCCGGAGGGGGCCGAGGATGAGTTTGTGACCTCAATAGAGACATGGCGGGAGACCATGGGGATCCCCAGCATGATCCTCCTAGGGCACAGTTTAGGAGGATTCCTGGCCACTTCTTACTCTATCAAGTATCCTGAAAG AGTTAAACACCTCATCCTGGTGGACCCTTGGGGCTTTCCCCTCCGTCCAACTGACCCCAGTGAGATCCGGGCACCTCCCACCTGGGTCAAGGCGGTGGCGTCTGTCCTGGGGCGTTCTAATCCACTGGCTGTTCTCCGAGTAGCTGGGCCCTGGG GGCCTGGCCTGGTGCAGCGATTTCGGCCAGACTTCAAGCGTAAGTTTGCAGACTTCTTTGAAGATGATACTATATCAGAGTATATCTACCACTGCAATGCACAGAATCCCAG TGGTGAAACAGCATTCAAAGCCATGATGGAGTCCTTTGGCTGGGCCCGGCGCCCCATGCTGGAGAGAATTCACTTAATTCGAAAAGATGTACCCATCACCATGATCTATGGGGCCAACACCTGGATAGATACTAGCACAGGGAAAAAAGTGAAGATGCAGCGGCCAGATTCCTATGTCCGAGACATG GAGATTGAGGGTGCATCGCACCATGTCTATGCTGACCAGCCACACATCTTTAATGCTGTAGTGGAAGAGATCTGTGACTCAGTGGATTGA